The following proteins come from a genomic window of Macaca fascicularis isolate 582-1 chromosome 8, T2T-MFA8v1.1:
- the MSC gene encoding musculin, translating into MSTGSVSDPEEMELRGLQREYPVPASKRPPLRGVERSYASPSDNSSAEEEDPDGEEERCALGAAGSAGGCKRKRPRVAGGGGAGGSAGGGGKKPLPAKGSAAECKQSQRNAANARERARMRVLSKAFSRLKTSLPWVPPDTKLSKLDTLRLASSYIAHLRQLLQEDRYENGYVHPVNLTWPFVVSGRPDSDTKEVSAANRLCGTTA; encoded by the exons ATGTCCACGGGCTCGGTGAGTGATCCGGAGGAGATGGAGCTTCGGGGGCTGCAGCGGGAGTACCCGGTCCCCGCCTCCAAGAGGCCGCCCCTCCGCGGCGTAGAGCGCAGCTACGCCTCGCCCAGTGACAACTCGTCCGCGGAGGAGGAGGACCCCGACGGCGAGGAGGAGCGCTGCGCTCTGGGCGCAGCCGGCAGCGCGGGAGGCTGCAAGAGGAAGCGGCCCCGTGTGGCTGGGGGCGGCGGCGCAGGTGGCAGCGCGGGCGGTGGTGGCAAAAAGCCCCTCCCGGCCAAGGGCTCAGCCGCAGAGTGCAAGCAGTCGCAGCGGAACGCGGCCAACGCCCGCGAGCGCGCCCGGATGCGCGTGCTGAGCAAAGCCTTCTCCaggctcaagaccagcctgccctgGGTGCCCCCCGACACTAAGCTCTCCAAGCTGGACACGCTCCGGCTGGCTTCCAGTTACATCGCTCACCTGCGGCAGCTGTTGCAGGAGGACCGCTATGAGAACGGCTACGTGCACCCAGTGAACCTG acatGGCCATTCGTGGTCTCGGGAAGACCGGACTCTGACACCAAAGAAGTTTCCGCAGCCAACAGACTATGTGGAACCACCGCTTAA